In Danaus plexippus chromosome 6, MEX_DaPlex, whole genome shotgun sequence, a single window of DNA contains:
- the LOC116779128 gene encoding probable elongation factor 1-delta isoform X1 gives MSALVHEKVWLDKTAYNDAERNYYESLSKGKIPSIGVGATSSLASEVAKARQHIKNSLECMDNVASLSGVPNTEINNKLNSLEKENSDLKKAIDDLRKLVISLQARVESLEASEPSVSKSAAPKAAAPAPAPAEDSDDGVDLFGSDDEEESAEAAKLREERLAAYNAKKSKKPVLIAKSNIILDVKPWDDETDMKAMEDAVRTISIDGLLWGAAKLVPLAFGIHKLQISCVVEDDKVSIDWLTEEIEKLEDFVQSVDIAAFNKV, from the exons ATGTCTGCCTTAGTACACGAAAAAGTTTGGCTCGATAAAACCGCTTATAATGATGCCGAAAGAAACTACTACGAATCACTATCAAAA gGAAAAATTCCCTCCATTGGTGTTGGGGCTACATCATCTTTGGCCAGTGAGGTAGCTAAAGCTAGACAGCATATCAAAAACTCACTGGAATGT atgGACAATGTTGCTTCATTAAGTGGAGTACCAAATACTGAAATTAACAACAAACTTAACTCTTTGGAGAAAGAGAACTCGGACCTCAAAAAAGCAATTGATGATCTCCGCAAATTGGTTATTAGTCTACAAGCACGAGTCGAATCATTGGAAGCGTCTGAACCCAGTGTATCCAAATCTGCAGCTCCTAAG GCTGCAGCACCTGCCCCAGCCCCTGCTGAGGACTCAGATGATGGAGTAGATTTGTTTGGATCTGATGATGAAGAGGAAAGTGCTGAAGCTGCAAAACTAAGAGAGGAGCGGCTAGCGGCGTATAATGCAAAGAAATCCAAAA AACCAGTCCTCATTGCAAAGTCCAACATTATACTTGATGTAAAGCCTTGGGACGATGAAACAGACATGAAAGCTATGGAAGATGCTGTCAGAACAATCAGCATTGATGGTCTATTGTGGGGTGCTGCAAAACTAGTACCATTAGCTTTTGGTATTCACAAGTTGCAAATATCCTGCGTTGTTGAAGATGACAAGGTGTCAATCGATTGGCTGACTgaagaaattgaaaaattggAGGACTTT GTTCAAAGTGTTGATATTGCTGCCTTCAACAAAGTTTAA
- the LOC116779128 gene encoding probable elongation factor 1-delta isoform X2: MSALVHEKVWLDKTAYNDAERNYYESLSKMDNVASLSGVPNTEINNKLNSLEKENSDLKKAIDDLRKLVISLQARVESLEASEPSVSKSAAPKAAAPAPAPAEDSDDGVDLFGSDDEEESAEAAKLREERLAAYNAKKSKKPVLIAKSNIILDVKPWDDETDMKAMEDAVRTISIDGLLWGAAKLVPLAFGIHKLQISCVVEDDKVSIDWLTEEIEKLEDFVQSVDIAAFNKV, translated from the exons ATGTCTGCCTTAGTACACGAAAAAGTTTGGCTCGATAAAACCGCTTATAATGATGCCGAAAGAAACTACTACGAATCACTATCAAAA atgGACAATGTTGCTTCATTAAGTGGAGTACCAAATACTGAAATTAACAACAAACTTAACTCTTTGGAGAAAGAGAACTCGGACCTCAAAAAAGCAATTGATGATCTCCGCAAATTGGTTATTAGTCTACAAGCACGAGTCGAATCATTGGAAGCGTCTGAACCCAGTGTATCCAAATCTGCAGCTCCTAAG GCTGCAGCACCTGCCCCAGCCCCTGCTGAGGACTCAGATGATGGAGTAGATTTGTTTGGATCTGATGATGAAGAGGAAAGTGCTGAAGCTGCAAAACTAAGAGAGGAGCGGCTAGCGGCGTATAATGCAAAGAAATCCAAAA AACCAGTCCTCATTGCAAAGTCCAACATTATACTTGATGTAAAGCCTTGGGACGATGAAACAGACATGAAAGCTATGGAAGATGCTGTCAGAACAATCAGCATTGATGGTCTATTGTGGGGTGCTGCAAAACTAGTACCATTAGCTTTTGGTATTCACAAGTTGCAAATATCCTGCGTTGTTGAAGATGACAAGGTGTCAATCGATTGGCTGACTgaagaaattgaaaaattggAGGACTTT GTTCAAAGTGTTGATATTGCTGCCTTCAACAAAGTTTAA